A window of Erpetoichthys calabaricus chromosome 12, fErpCal1.3, whole genome shotgun sequence contains these coding sequences:
- the stard8 gene encoding stAR-related lipid transfer protein 8 isoform X3 → MENSSLERGSFGVDQQWVFVTAEQKMSASFLHLIELEAKEACDWLRAAGFPQYAQLYEDSCFPIDITSVKKDHDFLDRDSVKSLCRRLTTLNKCTSMKLEVHFQRKQSEDSEEEDVCAISDRWAFQPDSKRWSRLDSLSSPSSPVVQTTLKASASRESVLSDLSDLEATSVHSGSSTRGSSDSQVTMAEAYSTLTSRCSECTAVSSPPVLQVAEPSKQLLIVEDQTKKRSISFLRRIDSFRKKDRNKRTSQMAKPQLPLPESSASLQCTSDESLPGLKPSAFERGGSLFRRKNKTVSKTAANHERKAVCGSPEVIPQGPSWTAPLHNGTDLTGDSVIHLPRDHKPGTFPKSLSIESLCPTPSAELRKWHLDDPSLEMLTQDSGGLQELVRFRPRSSSCTSLCSIYDNVPMALGCPEELLQLNSGDVFEHLDDVLQHIHGLQKKIDRWSKRVCPELDESDIDLARDMSSLRLEEHSMSDVGTAASDFDSTANSLNEAEDMEMRERRDSGVGASLTRPSRKLRWHSFQNSHRPSLNSASLEINRQSAAQLNLLQKFSLLRLTAIMEKYSASSKQAWSWTVPKFMKRSKVPDYKDKNVFGVPPIVNVQRSGQPLPQGIQQAMRYIRSQCLDQVGIFRKSGVKSRIQALRQMNETSPDRVSYEGQSAYDVADMLKQYFRDLPEPIFTAKLTDTFLQIYQCVPKEQRLQAVQAAVILLPDENREVLQTLLYFLSDIASAQDNQMTAGNLAVCLAPSIFHLNICKKENLSPRLVHKRGHIGKPDQKDLNDNMAATQGLGHMITECKKLFQIPHDMMLQSRNSYIAADAHPLPLMNGLEDSRWNYQALLEDAVHGFLKEASEKLKGWVSVPGPGATELAYKKVGDGHPIRLWKVCTEIEAPPAAVLHRLLRERHLWDDDLLHVRVLESLDKNTEIFHYVTDSMAPLPRRDFVVLRTWRSDLPKGACVLAASSVEHSELLLEGGVRAVLLTCRYLVEPSGTGRSRLTYMCRADLRGRSPDWYNKVFGHQCSVEVSRIRDSFPVLTARGPETKV, encoded by the exons ACTCCTGCTTTCCTATTGACATTACTTCTGTGAAAAAGGACCATGATTTTCTGGACCGGGATTCAGTAAAGTCACTTTGCAG GAGACTGACAACACTGAACAAGTGTACCTCGATGAAGCTGGAGGTGCATTTTCAACGCAAGCAG AGTGAAGACTCGGAAGAAGAGGACGTTTGTGCCATCAGTGACCGCTGGGCCTTCCAGCCAGACAGTAAGAGATGGTCCAGGCTGGACTCCCTCTCCTCTCCCAGCTCCCCGGTAGTGCAGACCACTTTGAAGGCTTCGGCGAGCCGGGAGAGTGTCTTAAGTGACTTAAGTGACTTGGAGGCCACGTCCGTGCACAGTGGAAGCAGCACAAGGGGCAGCTCTGACAGCCAGGTCACCATGGCCGAGGCCTACTCCACTCTAACCTCTCGTTGCTCCGAGTGCACGGCCGTGTCCAGTCCCCCCGTCCTGCAAGTGGCCGAGCCTTCCAAGCAGTTGCTCATCGTGGAGGACCAAACAAAAAAGAGGTCCATAAGCTTCCTGAGGAGAATTGATTCCTTCCGTAAGAAAGACAGGAACAAACGAACCTCTCAAATGGCAAAACCCCAGCTCCCACTGCCAGAGTCAAGTGCCAGTCTACAGTGCACCAGCGACGAGAGCCTGCCAGGCTTAAAGCCCTCTGCATTTGAGAGAGGTGGCTCCCTGTTCCGGAGAAAGAACAAGACTGTCTCCAAGACAGCAGCAAACCATGAGAGGAAGGCTGTGTGTGGCAGCCCAGAGGTCATCCCTCAGGGGCCCAGCTGGACAGCTCCACTGCACAACGGGACTGATTTAACGGGAGACTCTGTCATCCACCTTCCTCGAGATCACAAACCTGGCACCTTCCCCAAATCCCTTTCCATTGAGAGCTTGTGTCCAACCCCATCAGCAGAGCTGAGGAAGTGGCACCTAGACGACCCTTCGTTAGAGATGTTGACACAGGACAGTGGTGGCTTGCAGGAGCTGGTCAGGTTCCGGCCACGCAGCAGCTCCTGCACTTCTCTTTGTAGCATCTATGACAACGTTCCCATGGCACTTGGCTGCCCTGAGGAACTGCTTCAGCTGAACTCTGGTGACGTTTTCGAGCACCTTGACGACGTTCTGCAGCACATTCACGGCCTGCAGAAAAAGATTGACCGGTGGTCGAAGCGTGTCTGCCCCGAACTAGACGAATCTGACATTGACCTTGCAAGGGACATGTCCAGCTTGCGCCTTGAGGAGCACTCCATGTCGGATGTGGGTACAGCTGCCAGCGACTTTGACAGCACTGCCAATTCTCTAAATGAAGCTGAGGACATGGAGATGAGGGAGCGTAGAGATTCAGGAGTGGGAGCCTCCTTGACTCGGCCCAGCAG GAAGTTACGTTGGCACAGTTTCCAGAACTCGCACCGGCCAAGCCTCAACTCTGCATCACTGGAGATTAACCGGCAGTCTGCTGCCCAACTCAATCTGCTGCAGAAGTTCTCCCTACTCCGTTTAACGGCCATCATGGAGAAGTATTCTGCGTCCAGCAAGCAGGCATGGAGCTG gACTGTACCAAAGTTCATGAAGAGGAGCAAAGTGCCTGACTACAAGGACAAGAACGTTTTTGGGGTCCCGCCTATTGTCAATGTTCAACGCAGTGGGCAGCCACTTCCTCAGGGCATTCAGCAAGCAATGCGATATATTCGAAGCCAGTGTCTGGACCAG GTTGGCATCTTCAGGAAATCGGGGGTGAAGTCCCGTATACAGGCTCTGCGACAGATGAATGAGACCTCGCCAGACCGCGTGAGTTATGAAGGCCAGTCAGCGTATGATGTGGCGGACATGCTGAAGCAGTACTTCCGGGACCTTCCAGAGCCAATCTTCACTGCCAAACTGACAGACACTTTCCTGCAGATCTACCAGT GTGTTCCAAAGGAGCAACGTCTCCAGGCTGTCCAGGCAGCTGTCATCCTTCTCCCAGATGAGAACCGGGAGGTGCTACAGACCCTTTTGTACTTCCTGAGTGATATTGCCTCAGCCCAGGACAACCAGATGACAGCAGGGAACCTGGCAGTGTGCCTGGCACCTTCCATCTTTCATCTGAATATCTGCAAGAAGGAAAACCTGTCCCCCAG gTTGGTACACAAGAGAGGCCACATAGGCAAGCCAGACCAGAAGGACCTAAATGACAACATGGCAGCGACACAGGGACTGGGTCATATGATCACTGAGTGCAAGAAACTCTTCCAG ATTCCCCATGACATGATGCTACAGTCTCGGAACTCGTATATTGCAGCCGACGCTCACCCGCTACCCCTGATGAATGGTCTGGAGGACAGCAGGTGGAACTATCAGGCCCTTCTGGAGGACGCTGTCCACGGTTTCTTGAAAGAAGCCTCAGAAAAGCTAAAGGGTTGGGTCAGTGTTCCTGGACCAGGCGCCACTGAATTGGCATACAAAAAG GTGGGAGATGGGCACCCCATTCGACTCTGGAAAGTCTGTACGGAAATCGAGGCTCCACCAGCTGCTGTGCTGCACCGTCTGCTGCGAGAGCGCCATCTCTGGGACGACGACTTACTGCACGTTAGAGTTCTTGAGTCGCTAGACAAGAACACCGAGATTTTCCACTACGTTACCGACAGTATGGCTCCTCTCCCTCGGCGAGACTTTGTGGTCCTGAG GACTTGGCGCAGTGACCTGCCGAAGGGGGCATGTGTGTTGGCGGCCTCATCTGTGGAGCACAGTGAACTGCTGCTGGAAGGTGGGGTGCGAGCTGTACTGCTGACCTGCCGCTATCTTGTGGAGCCAAGTGGGACGGGCCGCTCACGTCTCACCTACATGTGCCGGGCAGATCTACG GGGGCGCTCTCCTGACTGGTATAACAAGGTGTTTGGACATCAGTGCTCAGTTGAAGTTTCCAGGATTCGCGACTCATTCCCTGTGCTGACTGCCCGTGGACCTGAGACCAAGGTGTAG